The following are encoded in a window of Gossypium raimondii isolate GPD5lz chromosome 13, ASM2569854v1, whole genome shotgun sequence genomic DNA:
- the LOC105784198 gene encoding uncharacterized protein LOC105784198 gives MAQFTPQGRLRLLFQGDGVEAKDPFHYKLISNVFGASGKLKSLRVHKSTTGRLYFSSSSMKKGSKFYAKASLNVNDEGICDEEDYDSEFETDDLASFRGLVLDISYRPVNVVCWRRAICLEFMEKADVLEYYDQTVNSPSGSFYIPAVLRVPHLLQVVKRRRIRSNLSRKNVLFRDNFTCQYCSARDNLTIDHVLPVARGGEWKWENLVTACAKCNSKKGQKTLEEANMKLIKVPKAPKDYDILAIPLTSSAMRMLRKRNGTPEEWRQYLSPTTDP, from the exons ATGGCTCAATTCACACCACAAGGGCGTTTGAGGCTGCTCTTTCAGGGGGATGGTGTGGAAGCCAAAGACCCTTTTCATTACAAGCTTATTAGCAATGTTTTTGGTGCTTCTGGTAAGCTAAAATCCCTTCGAGTTCATAAAAGTACTACTGGGAGGCTCTACTTTTCTTCTTCTAGTATGAAGAAAGGCAGCAAATTTTATGCAAAGGCAAGTCTGAATGTGAATgatgaaggaatttgtgatgAAGAGGACTATGATAGTGAGTTTGAGACTGATGATTTGGCTTCTTTCAGAGGTCTTGTTTTGGATATCTCTTACag GCCAGTCAATGTCGTGTGCTGGAGGCGAGCTATATGTTTGGAGTTCATGGAAAAG GCTGATGTTCTAGAATATTATGATCAGACTGTAAATTCCCCAAGTGGATCCTTTTACATACCAGCCGTGTTAAGG GTTCCCCATCTATTGCAAGTTGTTAAGAGAAGAAGAATCAGATCCAATCTTAGCCGCAAAAATGTTCTATTTAGGGACAATTTCACTTGTCA GTATTGTTCAGCTCGTGATAACTTGACCATAGATCATGTTCTGCCTGTTGCAAGAGGAggggaatggaaatgggaaaatCTG GTCACTGCTTGTGCCAAATGCAATTCAAAGAAAGGTCAGAAAACTCTGGAGGAAGCAAATATGAAGCTGATTAAGGTCCctaag GCCCCAAAGGATTATGACATACTTGCCATACCCTTAACAAGCTCAGCAATGAGGATGTTGAGGAAGAGAAATGGAACACCTGAAGAATGGCGTCAATATCTCTCCCCCACTACTGATCCTTAG